Proteins encoded within one genomic window of Amycolatopsis nigrescens CSC17Ta-90:
- a CDS encoding TIGR03943 family putative permease subunit, whose protein sequence is MRRETQNILLILLGGALLKIAVNGDYLRYVKPSQQPWVIAGGAVMLVLGVLAVLRDLLAARRTATAPATEGHEHHHPARSAWLLLVPVLAVFLVAPPALGSDSVTRTQGRAPDNAAAQASAHFPPLPAEPVVPMSLTDFVTRAGWDANGTLNGRTVSLSGFVVHDAGSTMLARMVISCCAADARPLTVRLTGLPQVSGYASDAWLEVTGQIVPGTATKANGYTADLVVATARPVSAPDDPYEY, encoded by the coding sequence ATGAGGCGAGAAACGCAGAACATCCTGTTGATCCTGCTCGGCGGCGCGCTGCTGAAGATCGCCGTCAACGGGGACTACCTGCGCTATGTGAAGCCGTCCCAGCAGCCGTGGGTGATCGCCGGCGGGGCGGTGATGCTGGTGCTCGGCGTGCTCGCGGTGCTGCGCGATCTGCTCGCCGCCCGGCGGACGGCGACAGCGCCCGCTACCGAAGGGCACGAGCACCACCATCCGGCCAGGTCGGCCTGGCTGCTGCTGGTACCGGTGCTCGCGGTGTTCCTGGTCGCGCCGCCCGCACTCGGCTCGGACTCGGTGACCCGCACGCAGGGCAGGGCGCCGGACAACGCGGCCGCGCAGGCTTCGGCGCACTTCCCGCCGCTGCCGGCGGAACCGGTGGTGCCGATGTCCCTGACCGACTTCGTGACCAGGGCCGGCTGGGACGCCAACGGCACGCTGAACGGCCGCACGGTCTCGCTGTCCGGTTTCGTGGTGCACGACGCCGGTTCGACCATGCTGGCCAGGATGGTGATCAGCTGCTGCGCGGCGGACGCCCGGCCGCTGACCGTGCGGCTGACCGGCCTGCCCCAGGTGTCCGGGTACGCCAGTGACGCCTGGCTCGAGGTCACCGGCCAGATCGTGCCCGGCACCGCGACGAAGGCGAACGGCTACACCGCGGATCTCGTCGTCGCCACGGCACGCCCGGTCAGCGCTCCGGACGATCCCTACGAGTACTGA
- the recO gene encoding DNA repair protein RecO, protein MSLYRDTGVVLRVHKLGEADRIITLLTRRHGKVRAVAKGVRRTTSRFGARLEPFGHVDVQFYTGRTLDVITQVQTVDAFALPIVGDYQRYTAASAVTETADRLTAEEGEPALRLYLLVTGALRALADGQRDASLLLDAFLLRAMSYAGWAPAITECARCGLPGPHSAFSVQAGGLMCQNCRVPGSVHPAPEVLVLLESLLHGDWDVAEASLGGARRDASGLVAAHLQWHLERQLRSLPLVERRARELLGDRQVGSAGPGAGPVVPDPVASVQPADPADPVDSEVLGAAQDT, encoded by the coding sequence GTGAGTCTCTACCGCGACACGGGTGTGGTGCTGCGGGTGCACAAGCTCGGTGAGGCCGACCGGATCATCACCCTGCTCACCCGGCGGCACGGCAAGGTGCGCGCGGTGGCCAAGGGGGTGCGCCGCACCACGTCCCGGTTCGGCGCGCGCCTGGAACCGTTCGGGCACGTGGACGTGCAGTTCTACACCGGCCGCACGCTGGACGTGATCACCCAGGTGCAGACGGTGGACGCGTTCGCGCTGCCGATCGTGGGCGACTACCAGCGCTACACCGCGGCCAGCGCGGTCACCGAGACCGCGGACCGGCTCACCGCCGAAGAGGGCGAGCCGGCGCTGCGGCTGTACCTGCTGGTCACCGGCGCGCTGCGGGCGCTGGCGGACGGTCAGCGCGACGCGTCCCTGCTGCTCGACGCGTTCCTGCTGCGCGCGATGTCCTACGCCGGCTGGGCGCCCGCCATCACCGAATGCGCCCGGTGCGGCCTGCCCGGCCCGCACAGCGCGTTCAGCGTGCAGGCCGGCGGCTTGATGTGCCAGAACTGCCGGGTGCCCGGATCGGTGCATCCGGCGCCCGAGGTGCTGGTGCTGCTGGAATCCCTGCTGCACGGCGACTGGGACGTGGCCGAGGCATCCCTCGGCGGCGCGCGCCGGGACGCGAGCGGCCTGGTCGCGGCCCATCTGCAGTGGCATCTGGAGCGCCAGCTGCGCTCGCTGCCGCTCGTCGAGCGCCGGGCCCGCGAACTGCTCGGTGACCGGCAAGTAGGGTCGGCAGGGCCCGGGGCGGGTCCGGTGGTGCCGGACCCGGTGGCTTCAGTGCAGCCAGCAGACCCGGCGGACCCGGTGGACTCGGAGGTGCTCGGTGCGGCGCAGGACACGTGA
- a CDS encoding isoprenyl transferase has product MRRRTRDAGSSPVEVRAPEPHPSGARPPEIPADLVPKHVALVMDGNGRWANQRGLPRIEGHKRGEAVMIDVASGAVELGVKWLSVYAFSTENWKRSPEEVRFLMGFNRDTIRRQVDYLGSIGVRIRWAGRRPKLWRSVIKELQVAEEKTKHNTALNMTMCVNYGGRAEIGDAVRQIARLAAEGKIDPEKVDERTIAKYLYQPEMPDVDLFLRPSGELRTSNFMLWQAAYAEFVFQDTLFPDFDRRRLWEACLEFAKRDRRFGAALDKAKARAGSPSDTDAAEAIS; this is encoded by the coding sequence GTGCGGCGCAGGACACGTGACGCCGGTTCGTCACCGGTGGAGGTACGCGCGCCGGAGCCGCATCCGTCCGGCGCCCGGCCCCCGGAGATTCCGGCGGACCTGGTCCCGAAGCATGTGGCGTTGGTGATGGACGGCAACGGCCGGTGGGCCAACCAGCGCGGGCTGCCCAGGATCGAGGGGCACAAGCGCGGCGAGGCCGTGATGATCGACGTGGCCAGCGGCGCCGTCGAGCTGGGCGTCAAATGGCTGTCGGTGTACGCGTTCTCCACCGAGAACTGGAAGCGCAGCCCGGAAGAGGTGCGCTTCCTGATGGGCTTCAACCGGGACACCATCCGGCGGCAGGTGGACTACCTCGGCTCGATCGGGGTGCGGATCCGCTGGGCGGGACGGCGGCCGAAGCTGTGGCGCAGCGTGATCAAGGAGCTGCAGGTCGCCGAGGAGAAGACCAAGCACAACACGGCGCTGAACATGACCATGTGCGTGAACTACGGCGGCCGGGCAGAGATCGGCGACGCGGTGCGGCAGATCGCCAGGCTGGCCGCCGAGGGCAAGATCGATCCGGAGAAAGTCGACGAGCGCACCATCGCGAAGTACCTGTACCAGCCGGAGATGCCGGACGTGGACCTGTTCCTGCGGCCGTCCGGTGAGCTGCGCACTTCGAACTTCATGCTGTGGCAGGCGGCCTACGCCGAGTTCGTCTTCCAGGACACCCTGTTCCCCGACTTCGACCGGCGGCGGCTGTGGGAGGCCTGCCTGGAGTTCGCCAAGCGGGATCGCCGGTTCGGTGCGGCGCTGGACAAGGCGAAGGCACGTGCTGGGTCGCCATCGGACACGGACGCCGCGGAGGCGATTTCATGA
- a CDS encoding RDD family protein — MTNPYGQQPQGQPYGQPPSGGFPAQPGQPGGVPGQQPGQYPQQPGGFPGQPSGGFPAQQPGGYPQQPQQQAGYPQQGYPQQQPGGYGQQPGGFPGQSPYGQPAYANWGQRAGAYLIDMGPALLLIIIGEILVFSGSFTVGSIILGLGGLGALVWNIFNRWIQGGNTGQSLGKRVVGIKLIGELTGQPIGAGNAFVRDLAHFLDGLACSIGYLWPLWDDKAQTFSDKVMSTIVVQAPKVPGMAQGGYPAQQQPGYPQQGYPQQPGYPQQQQGGYPQQPQQQPGYPQQGGYGQQPPQQW; from the coding sequence ATGACGAATCCGTACGGCCAGCAGCCTCAGGGCCAGCCCTATGGCCAGCCGCCGTCCGGCGGGTTCCCGGCGCAGCCCGGTCAGCCCGGTGGCGTCCCAGGGCAGCAGCCCGGCCAGTACCCGCAGCAGCCAGGTGGCTTCCCCGGCCAGCCTTCCGGCGGTTTCCCGGCGCAGCAGCCGGGCGGCTATCCCCAGCAACCCCAGCAGCAGGCCGGTTATCCCCAGCAGGGTTACCCGCAGCAGCAGCCGGGCGGTTACGGCCAGCAGCCCGGCGGTTTCCCCGGCCAGTCGCCCTACGGCCAGCCCGCCTACGCGAACTGGGGGCAGCGGGCCGGTGCCTACCTGATCGACATGGGGCCGGCCCTGCTGCTGATCATCATCGGCGAGATCCTGGTCTTCTCCGGCTCGTTCACCGTGGGGTCGATCATTCTCGGTCTCGGCGGCCTCGGCGCGCTCGTCTGGAACATCTTCAACAGGTGGATCCAGGGCGGCAACACCGGTCAGTCGCTCGGCAAGCGCGTGGTCGGCATCAAGCTGATCGGCGAGCTTACCGGCCAGCCGATCGGCGCCGGCAACGCCTTCGTCCGCGACCTCGCCCACTTCCTGGACGGGCTCGCCTGCTCCATCGGCTACCTGTGGCCGCTGTGGGACGACAAGGCGCAGACCTTCTCCGACAAGGTGATGAGCACCATCGTCGTGCAGGCGCCCAAGGTCCCCGGCATGGCGCAGGGCGGCTACCCGGCGCAGCAGCAGCCCGGCTACCCGCAGCAGGGTTACCCCCAGCAGCCGGGCTACCCGCAACAGCAGCAGGGCGGCTATCCCCAGCAGCCCCAGCAGCAGCCGGGGTATCCGCAGCAGGGCGGCTACGGACAGCAGCCTCCGCAGCAGTGGTGA
- the era gene encoding GTPase Era, giving the protein MNSEEVRHRSGFACFVGRPNAGKSTLTNALVGSKVAITSSKPQTTRHAIRGIVHRDDAQLVIVDTPGLHRPRTVLGQRLNDIVYSTWSEVDVVGFCVPADEKVGPGDKFIAAELAKIARRTPVIGVVTKTDKVAPEQVAEQLLALQNVMEFAELVPVSAVDGFQVSTVADLLVQRLPEGPQLYPDGDLTDEPEQTLVAELIREAALEGVHDELPHSIAVNVEEMLPREGRDDLIDIHAFLYVERPSQKGIILGHKGERLKQVGAQARRQIEALLGSKVYLDLHIKVAKDWQRDPKQLRRLGF; this is encoded by the coding sequence GTGAACAGTGAAGAGGTACGCCACCGCTCCGGGTTCGCCTGTTTCGTCGGGCGGCCCAACGCCGGCAAGTCCACGCTGACCAACGCGCTGGTCGGCAGCAAGGTGGCGATCACCTCCAGCAAGCCGCAGACCACCCGGCACGCGATCCGCGGCATCGTGCACCGCGACGACGCGCAGCTGGTGATCGTGGACACCCCCGGCCTGCACCGCCCGCGCACGGTGCTCGGCCAGCGGCTCAACGACATCGTCTACTCCACCTGGTCCGAAGTGGACGTTGTCGGGTTCTGCGTGCCGGCGGACGAAAAGGTCGGTCCCGGGGACAAGTTCATCGCGGCGGAGCTGGCGAAGATCGCCCGCCGCACCCCGGTGATCGGCGTGGTGACCAAGACCGACAAGGTTGCTCCGGAGCAGGTGGCCGAGCAGCTGCTGGCGCTGCAGAACGTGATGGAGTTCGCCGAGCTGGTGCCGGTGTCCGCTGTGGACGGTTTTCAGGTGAGCACGGTGGCCGACCTGCTGGTGCAGCGCCTGCCGGAGGGTCCGCAGCTCTACCCGGACGGCGACCTCACCGACGAGCCGGAGCAGACGCTGGTCGCCGAGCTGATCCGGGAGGCCGCGCTGGAGGGCGTGCACGACGAGCTGCCGCATTCGATCGCGGTCAACGTGGAGGAGATGCTGCCGCGCGAAGGGCGGGACGACCTGATCGACATCCACGCCTTCCTGTACGTGGAGCGCCCCAGCCAGAAGGGCATCATCCTGGGGCACAAGGGAGAACGGCTCAAGCAGGTGGGTGCGCAGGCCCGACGGCAGATCGAGGCGCTGCTCGGCAGCAAGGTGTATCTCGACCTGCACATCAAGGTGGCCAAGGACTGGCAGCGCGACCCCAAACAGCTGCGCCGTCTGGGATTCTGA
- a CDS encoding DUF2752 domain-containing protein, whose amino-acid sequence MSGGHPIRGTRTRLRALGAPAGAAAGLGLGCAFILWADPTTPGGPSPLCPTKLLFGIDCPGCGGLRMMYSLLHGDLPAALRYNAVALVFVLLGAAALVAWAAGRWRGAAVWRRPRWTPMAIGVLLGVWFVVRNLPFAPFTSLRV is encoded by the coding sequence ATGTCCGGCGGCCACCCGATTCGCGGCACGCGCACCCGGCTGCGCGCGCTCGGCGCGCCGGCCGGGGCAGCCGCCGGGCTCGGGCTCGGCTGCGCGTTCATCCTGTGGGCCGACCCGACCACCCCCGGCGGGCCGAGCCCGCTCTGCCCGACCAAACTGCTGTTCGGCATCGACTGTCCCGGCTGCGGCGGGCTGCGCATGATGTACAGCCTGCTGCACGGCGACCTGCCCGCCGCGCTGCGGTACAACGCGGTCGCGCTGGTGTTCGTCCTGCTGGGCGCCGCCGCGCTGGTCGCGTGGGCGGCCGGGCGCTGGCGCGGTGCGGCGGTGTGGCGGCGCCCGCGATGGACACCGATGGCGATCGGCGTGCTGCTCGGAGTGTGGTTCGTAGTGCGCAATCTGCCCTTCGCGCCGTTCACCTCGCTCCGGGTTTGA
- a CDS encoding permease produces MKTVSDSAAGAARPRAGRHGRITSIEVLCAVLLVAILAQSWLQRVLDVPALRTGSTVFVAVCVQALPFLVLGVLISGAIAAFVPARVLRKVLPRREAAAVGVAGLAGVALPGCECASVPVARRLMGQGVAPAAALTFLLAAPAVNPVVLVATAVAFPGSPEMVLARFLGSLGTAVVMGLLWSKFGRLEWIVERALRRLPDPAGRGRWQTFAETARTDLVEAGGFLVLGAVISAALGVLVPPGWFGVLGDQLVLGVLVMAVLAVVLALCSEADAFVAASFAALPLLPKLVFLVVGPAVDVKLFALQAGTFGRSFAVRFAPVTFVVAVGCALLAGSLVLR; encoded by the coding sequence GTGAAAACCGTTTCCGACAGCGCGGCCGGTGCCGCGCGTCCGCGGGCGGGCAGGCACGGCCGGATCACCTCGATCGAGGTGCTCTGCGCGGTGCTGCTGGTCGCCATCCTGGCGCAGTCCTGGCTGCAGCGGGTGCTGGACGTGCCCGCGCTGCGCACCGGATCGACGGTGTTCGTCGCGGTCTGCGTGCAGGCGCTGCCATTTCTGGTGCTCGGGGTCCTGATCAGCGGCGCGATAGCCGCGTTCGTGCCGGCCAGGGTGCTGCGGAAGGTGTTGCCGCGCAGGGAAGCGGCCGCGGTCGGGGTGGCCGGGCTCGCCGGGGTGGCGCTGCCGGGTTGTGAGTGCGCTTCGGTGCCGGTGGCGCGCCGGCTGATGGGGCAGGGGGTCGCCCCGGCGGCCGCGCTGACCTTCCTGCTGGCCGCGCCCGCGGTGAACCCGGTGGTGTTGGTCGCCACCGCGGTGGCCTTCCCCGGCAGCCCGGAGATGGTGCTGGCCCGGTTCCTCGGTTCGCTGGGCACCGCGGTGGTGATGGGCCTGCTCTGGTCGAAGTTCGGCAGGCTGGAGTGGATCGTGGAGCGGGCGCTGCGGCGGCTGCCCGACCCGGCCGGGCGGGGTCGGTGGCAGACCTTCGCCGAGACGGCCAGGACCGATCTGGTCGAGGCGGGCGGGTTCCTGGTGCTGGGCGCGGTGATCTCGGCCGCGCTCGGGGTGCTGGTGCCGCCGGGCTGGTTCGGGGTGCTCGGTGACCAGCTGGTGCTCGGGGTGCTGGTGATGGCCGTGCTGGCGGTGGTGCTCGCGCTGTGCAGCGAGGCGGACGCCTTCGTGGCCGCTTCGTTCGCCGCCCTGCCGCTGCTGCCGAAGCTGGTGTTCCTGGTGGTCGGCCCGGCGGTGGACGTGAAGCTGTTCGCCCTGCAGGCCGGCACCTTCGGCAGGTCCTTCGCGGTCCGGTTCGCGCCGGTGACCTTCGTGGTCGCGGTCGGCTGCGCGCTGCTGGCCGGATCGTTGGTGCTGCGATGA
- a CDS encoding Fur family transcriptional regulator, with translation MSTPTRGRAPLPGRRSTKQRAAVVELLADIDDFRSAQELHDELRKRGEGIGLTTVYRTLQSLSEAGEIDVLRTDSGEAIYRRCSSHHHHHLVCRYCGRTVEVEGPAVERWAEKIAAGNGFSDITHTVEIVGTCATCAARR, from the coding sequence GTGAGCACCCCCACCAGGGGCCGGGCGCCGCTGCCCGGCAGGCGCTCGACCAAGCAGCGCGCCGCCGTGGTCGAGCTGCTGGCCGACATCGACGACTTCCGCTCCGCCCAGGAGCTGCACGACGAGCTGCGCAAGCGGGGCGAGGGCATCGGCCTGACCACGGTCTACCGCACCCTGCAGTCGCTGTCCGAGGCCGGCGAGATCGACGTGCTGCGCACCGACTCCGGGGAGGCGATCTACCGCCGCTGCTCCTCGCACCACCATCACCACCTGGTCTGCCGGTACTGCGGGCGCACCGTGGAGGTCGAGGGCCCGGCCGTGGAGCGCTGGGCGGAGAAGATCGCCGCCGGCAACGGTTTCTCCGACATCACGCACACCGTGGAGATCGTCGGCACCTGCGCCACCTGCGCGGCCCGCCGCTGA